Proteins encoded in a region of the Cytobacillus pseudoceanisediminis genome:
- a CDS encoding response regulator transcription factor — translation MKESILVAEDEAKIARLLEIELEFEGYQVTKAMDGYQAMELYRTGRWDLIILDIMLPGFSGIEILRRIRSKDKQTPILLLTAKSSVEDKVSGLDLGANDYITKPFQIEELLARIRAALRIKSAGTEEPAVHDCLEVSDLKLNEKTREVSRGDKAIELTPREFDLLVYLMTNKRQVLNREQILEAVWGYDFLGDTNVVDVYIRYLRKKIDMPERPALIHTIRGVGYVLKETK, via the coding sequence TAAAATTGCGAGGCTTCTGGAAATTGAACTTGAATTCGAGGGCTATCAAGTGACAAAGGCAATGGATGGCTATCAGGCAATGGAGTTATACCGGACTGGAAGATGGGACTTAATTATTCTGGATATTATGCTTCCTGGGTTTAGCGGGATAGAAATTCTGCGAAGAATTCGCAGCAAGGATAAACAAACCCCCATTTTGCTCCTGACGGCTAAAAGCTCAGTGGAAGATAAAGTATCGGGTTTAGACTTGGGTGCCAATGATTACATAACAAAACCTTTCCAGATTGAAGAGCTGCTTGCCAGGATACGGGCTGCACTAAGAATAAAGTCAGCAGGTACAGAGGAACCTGCAGTTCATGACTGTCTGGAAGTGTCAGATTTAAAGCTCAATGAAAAAACAAGAGAAGTCAGCCGGGGAGATAAGGCCATAGAACTCACCCCAAGAGAATTTGATTTGCTTGTTTATTTAATGACAAATAAAAGACAGGTCCTGAACAGGGAACAGATTTTGGAGGCCGTTTGGGGATATGACTTTTTGGGGGACACAAATGTAGTTGATGTTTATATCAGGTATTTGCGCAAGAAAATAGACATGCCTGAGAGGCCAGCTCTTATTCACACAATTCGCGGAGTAGGGTATGTATTAAAGGAGACGAAATGA